The DNA window TTCTGGATGAAGTTCTAATCGGTTTGGATATAATTTAGCATAGCGAGTCTGCCACGCGCTCGCAAAGGGTCctcctaatttttttatatacccGTGTAGTATACAATCCGACTCTGAAAATCACATCGTTCGATTATTTgatgatgaaatttatacatCAACTGATATGCGTGGCTGTAGAAggtgaagaaaattgaactaaaaaaaaattacacattaAAATCTTACGAACCCTTCTCATCGGTGTCAAACCTCAGCTTCTGTTTTGCTTTACGTTTATTTTCCACCTAggaaataaagtaaaaagaGAAAGGTATACATGGAGTAGGGGAAAGTGATATGTTATTTCGTATTAAATTAGTACATCAAAAATCTGCATTTCTATGCATTGCTGCAGATATCTTCACCTCTAAAATGGtaattggatgaaaatttaagaggcaatttgaaatattgatttatAAGTAACATTTGAATACCTTGTCAGCTTCATTGTTAATTGTTTCGAAGACAGTTTCTGCTACTTCAGCTTGCCATCTCTCCGATATAACGAGAgggaaatttttgtaaagaTCTTGATCGGCGTCTGTCAACTTGATACCTTTGGTATCCTCTTCGTCGAAAGACCCAATATCAAAAGCATCAGCTGCATTAACTTCCCCTTTCGGTGGTATCAAAGGTGGCGTATACTTTTGAAGATACACTTGCTGCCAGTCGATTCCACTAAAAAATGGATGCTCTTTAAGCTCGTCTGCCCCACCGCCTCGGCACCCGAGCCTCTTGTCGATATCCCTTTGCAGCAAACCTTCTAGAAGCGACTGCAGCTCCCGCGAAAAAGTTTCTGGTAGTTCGACATtctgaaaataagaatttcgGGTAATCCCCAAGtgaatttcaacgtttcaatTGGACACGTAACGTGACGTCACTATTTGCACCAACCATAGTGAGTGTCATGCGGTCGATTTCGTGTTTGTCTTTGGTCTTGTGCTGTCTGAACGGACTGTGACCCTTCAGGAGTTTGTATAACATACAACCGAAGGAAAACCAATCTGCGCTCGAGTCGTACGGGGTTGCTTTCGAAAGTACCTCAGGCGCCATGTAGCCGTGAGTGCCGCTGAAACGTGAAACAGGTAATATGAATTAAAAAACGCTCTTCTGTAACTGAACGTGCACATATTTAAAATTCTTCGGTAAATTCTACATTGCTAAGCACGGATACTGAGTTCCGACAAGTTTGCGTTTGCAGAAAATCTAGTTAGGGTCGTGAAAACTTGAAACTTACACACTGGCGTGGGGTTTTTTCTTAGAAAAATCACAGGCGAGTCCCAGATCGGATATCCTGACGTGACCGTGTTCGTCAAGAAGAATATTGGCTGGTTTAAGGTCTCGATATACGATGTATCTGCGGTGCATGTGTTCCAGACCAAGGATCACTTCAGCTgcgtaaaatttcatttcgggTTCATTGAAAACACCATGTTGACTAAGGTGATAGTGAAGATCGCCACCATTCATTAAATCCAGTATGAAGCACAATTTGTCCGGCGTGTGAAAGGCGTATGTCATGCAGACTATGAACGGGCAATCGACCTGCAAATTAAATTTCTCACGTTGTTAAAGTTGTCACTGAGCAAAATATCGAATCAGTATCGGCTGGCAAGCCCTTGATAACTGTATTCAGATATGGAAAAATGACTTCAAAAATACTGCAGACTTACTCCAGTACTGACTAGCGAGAGCATTATCCTTTCATTAAGGGCCAATGTTTCTCCCTGCTTCATTTTAATACGCTTTTTATCGAGGCACTTCATTGCGTACATTTTACCAGTGTCCGCCTTTCGGCATCCGTAAACTTCCCCAAATCCCCCCCTCCCGATAATTCGATGTACGCTGAAGTCGTTCATTGTCAGCTGTAAAAAATCCGAGTTAGATGTAGGGTCGCATGCAAGGTGACCGCATGCAGGTGAGGAACAAAGCGGGGCTTTGGGTGAGATAATTAATCGCACAACCGacagaaatataaaatcacAGTGGAAAGTGGCAAATGtgagtaaataaaattgttgaaaaaaaaaacactttttttctaCCTGCTATTTTCCAGCACAGTCATTTACCACagaga is part of the Neodiprion virginianus isolate iyNeoVirg1 chromosome 5, iyNeoVirg1.1, whole genome shotgun sequence genome and encodes:
- the LOC124306342 gene encoding G protein-coupled receptor kinase 1, whose protein sequence is MADLEAVLADVSYLMAMEKSKCTPAARASKKIVLPDPSVRSVTHKHLIKKNEVNFDKIFNQMLGYLLFKDFCETVAEEPIPQLSFYEEIKAYEKLECPEERRRLAREIYDNFIMKELLAHAHEYSKDAVAHVQKYLMKNEVPVNLFEPYIEEIFNHLRGDPFKKFLESDKYTRFCQWKNLELNIQLTMNDFSVHRIIGRGGFGEVYGCRKADTGKMYAMKCLDKKRIKMKQGETLALNERIMLSLVSTGVDCPFIVCMTYAFHTPDKLCFILDLMNGGDLHYHLSQHGVFNEPEMKFYAAEVILGLEHMHRRYIVYRDLKPANILLDEHGHVRISDLGLACDFSKKKPHASVGTHGYMAPEVLSKATPYDSSADWFSFGCMLYKLLKGHSPFRQHKTKDKHEIDRMTLTMNVELPETFSRELQSLLEGLLQRDIDKRLGCRGGGADELKEHPFFSGIDWQQVYLQKYTPPLIPPKGEVNAADAFDIGSFDEEDTKGIKLTDADQDLYKNFPLVISERWQAEVAETVFETINNEADKVENKRKAKQKLRFDTDEKESDCILHGYIKKLGGPFASAWQTRYAKLYPNRLELHPESTTNKPELVFLDQVEEVAADYQHVKGEQCIVVRTRDAKIVLTNPDEIGLKEWALSLRSAHKCSMELLGNMAKKAGKIYGTEREATIQQMQRSTNGN